The Deltaproteobacteria bacterium genome has a window encoding:
- a CDS encoding ACT domain-containing protein, whose protein sequence is MKVKQISVFMENKSGRLAQITRVLGDADINILTLSLADTADFGILRLLVSDNEKAVRALKAAGFTVGENDVLAVDIPDRPGGLADFLELIGVNDINIEYMYAYRKGGKSILIFRFEDLDRAGKIFADTPFKLLSSEELYGLS, encoded by the coding sequence ATGAAGGTCAAACAGATTTCCGTTTTCATGGAGAACAAATCGGGCAGGCTTGCGCAGATTACACGGGTCCTCGGCGATGCGGACATCAACATACTCACCCTGTCTCTCGCCGACACGGCTGATTTCGGCATATTAAGGCTTCTGGTCAGTGATAACGAGAAGGCGGTCAGGGCCCTGAAGGCGGCCGGATTTACGGTTGGAGAGAACGATGTCCTGGCGGTGGATATCCCGGACCGGCCAGGCGGGCTGGCGGACTTTCTCGAACTCATCGGGGTTAACGACATCAATATCGAGTACATGTACGCATACAGGAAAGGCGGTAAGTCCATCCTCATATTCAGGTTTGAGGACCTGGACAGGGCGGGAAAGATCTTTGCCGACACCCCGTTCAAGCTCCTTTCAAGCGAGGAGTTATACGGGCTAAGTTGA